The proteins below are encoded in one region of Toxoplasma gondii ME49 chromosome IV, whole genome shotgun sequence:
- the SRS15C gene encoding SAG-related sequence SRS15C (encoded by transcript TGME49_320230~Gene product name based on ToxoDB Community Expert Annotation.~Signal peptide predicted by SignalP 2.0 HMM (probability 0.985) with cleavage site probability 0.853 at residue 39~Predicted trans-membrane domain (TMHMM2.0):20-40), with the protein MARSGNLQQRPAGFNPKTRKLIAVCLGGVLLLSSGHVVAQQTGEGVRQNGSQESYKTVTPTISGTTATCKFPQADASGGGSRDGSGSLTLSKENLIATLQCSSEETAAISPIPQGLAKKVCVRGKGVSGKSNSCNIGGAALDGAETELRALLGTDRDIQWIKTETTKGSETASNNEWTLTLQESDLPLSEKSFFVGCEHAKASKRSETVVSTKSACTVNVTVEARTSAAAENNVVTCAYGQNSNPHPLKVEVTPQKNTVTLQCGSEGSLNPTNYTTKYCDAQEDMSKCTEKNFADILPSIVTSWWTSDNTKNSVKLTVPETGFPESEQQFRLRCVLNKTNPQTSGPNAKSEQNAETQSTASTSECNVIVTVKSGSSASSAGQMVATVSGVAAFAGLLVVSL; encoded by the coding sequence ATGGCGAGGTCAGGAAACTTGCAGCAACGCCCTGCAGGGTTCAACCCCAAGACCCGCAAGTTGATTGCAGTCTGCTTGGGTGGAGTTTTGTTGCTTTCGAGCGGACATGTTGTTGCACAGCAGACGGGTGAAGGAGTTCGGCAGAATGGTTCGCAGGAAAGTTATAAGACGGTTACACCAACTATCAGTGGTACAACTGCTACGTGCAAGTTCCCACAGGCAGACGCAAGCGGAGGGGGTAGCCGCGATGGTAGTGGTAGCTTGACGTTGTCCAAGGAAAATTTGATTGCTACTTTGCAGTGCTCTAGTGAAGAAACGGCCGCAATATCTCCAATTCCTCAAGGTTTGGCAAAAAAAGTATGTGTCCGAGGCAAGGGAGTTTCTGGCAAGTCCAATAGCTGCAATATTGGGGGAGCTGCGCTAGATGGGGCAGAGACTGAGCTGAGAGCCCTCCTGGGAACAGATCGCGACATCCAGTGGATAAAAACTGAGACGACCAAAGGAAGCGAAACTGCATCCAACAACGAGTGGACCTTGACGCTGCAGGAGTCAGACCTGCCCTTATCCGAAaagtccttcttcgtcggctgTGAGCACGCAAAGGCGAGTAAACGTTCGGAAACTGTTGTGTCAACcaagtcggcatgcacggTAAATGTTACCGTTGAAGCGCGAacttctgcagctgcggagAACAACGTTGTCACATGCGCGTATGGCCAAAACAGCAACCCTCATCCCCTGAAGGTTGAGGTCACACCACAGAAGAACACCGTCACTCTTCAATGTGGTTCCGAGGGTTCTCTCAACCCTACAAACTACACAACGAAGTACTGCGATGCGCAGGAAGATATGTCCAAatgcacagagaagaatTTCGCTGATATTCTTCCTTCGATTGTGACGAGTTGGTGGACAAGCGATAACACGAAGAATTCCGTGAAGCTAACAGTCCCCGAGACCGGCTTTCCGGAATCAGAACAGCAGTTCCGTTTGCGTTGCGTCCTCAACAAGACGAACCCTCAGACATCGGGCCCAAACGCGAAGAGTGAGCaaaatgcagagacacaaTCGACAGCTTCTACGTCGGAATGTAATGTGATTGTGACGGTCAAGTCAGGAAGCTCTGCATCGTCAGCCGGTCAAATGGTAGCTACGGTCTCTGGTGTGGCTGCTTTCGCAGGACTCCTCGTCGTGTCCTTGTAA
- a CDS encoding ubiquinol cytochrome c oxidoreductase, putative (encoded by transcript TGME49_320220), with the protein MRHLARCASRRAVKWTERDSPVANFLRSSSCCPFQLLQASRAKIQRLRTSERFRLRSAQKLAPTRFPPFTHGPLFFSLPSRLTVPSSLRSLSAFSAPLSLPFRGTMAFLSSPLFAAKASLAARVHALGCSTTSLTSPLAARALAASSLSLFSVSPRRHFSVHSHNIRPDKHELPASEVPLYYNRFDQADHPSLWQLEEEQQRKHLDQEVTDVSQLVEPVSSPHQTEGWFKRLRYWHYKETAEPTFPRTPDLSKGELAAGATVTRTSVWHDPNEPAIVSVSRFAPDNFRAVGFAENVPNPESTNSDSHPDFREYRLGPGSVDRRPFVYFMSASYFFITASMMRSFLCKWVHYWWVSRDMLAAGTTEVDLRPIQEGMTAVFKWRGKPVFVRHRTAEDIAKAQADDALIGTMKDPQLDSERCPRPQWLINIGVCTHLGCIPTDGGNYGGWFCPCHGSHYDTSGRIRLGPAPSNLELPPTVFLDDHTVKLG; encoded by the exons ATGCGCCATCTCGCCCGCTGCGCTTCGAGGCGTGCAGTGAAGTGGACCGAGAGAGACTCTCCAGTCGCGAATTTTCTGCGCTCTTCCTCGTGTTGTCCTTTCCAGCTTTTGCAGGCAAGCAGAGCGAAGATCCAGAGACTCAGAACATCGGAGCGTTTCCGTTTACGCTCTGCCCAGAAGCTGGCACCGACCCGCTTTCCTCCGTTCACACACGGCCCactgttcttttctctgccgtcCCGCCTAACCGTCCCGtcgtctctccgctctctgtctgcgttttccgctccactttctcttcctttccgcgGAACCatggcgtttctctcttcgcctctcttcgccgccAAGGCGAGCCTCGCCGCCCGCGTCCACGCGCTCGGCTGTAGTACGACCAGCCTGACTTCGCCGCTCGCCGCGCgcgctctcgctgcttcctcgctctcccttttctccgtgtctcctcgccgccatTTCTCTGTCCACAGCCACAACATTCGCCCGGACAAACACGAACTGCCTGCCTCGGAAGTCCCCCTCTACTACAACCGCTTCGACCAGGCAGACCACCCGTCTCTTTGGCAGCTggaggaggagcagcagcggaAACACCTCGACCAGGAAGTCACCGACGTCTCCCAACTCGTCGAACCTGTCAGCAGCCCCCATCAGACTGAGGGCTGGTTCAAGCGCCTTCGATACTGGCACTACAAGGAGACTGCCGAGCCGACTTTCCCCCGAACTCCTGATCTCTCCAAAGGAG agctCGCGGCTGGTGCAACGGTCACCCGCACGAGTGTGTGGCACGATCCGAACGAGCCTGCgatcgtttctgtctctcgcttcgctccGGACAACTTCCGAGCGGTTGGTTTCGCGGAGAACGTTCCGAACCCAGAGTCGACGAACAGCGACTCTCATCCCGACTTCCGCGAGTACCGCCTCGGACCTGGCAGCGTCGACCGCAGACCGTTCGTCTACTTCATGTCGGCTTCCTACTTCTTCATCACCGCCTCCATGATgcgctccttcctctgcaaATGGGTCCACTACTGGTGGGTTTCGAGG GATATGCTTGCTGCTGGAACGACAGAAGTTGACTTGCGTCCGATTCAAGAGGGTATGACCGCCGTTTTCAAGTGGCGTGGCAAGCCGGTTTTCGTGCGCCACCGTACAGCTGAGGACATTGCCAAGGCCCA gGCAGATGACGCACTGATTGGAACAATGAAGGACCCGCAGCTGGACAGCGAGCGCTGCCCTCGTCCTCAGTGGCTCATCAATATCGGTGTATGCACACATCTCGGGTGTATCCCCACCGATGGTGGCAACTATGGTGGCTGGTTCTGCCCCTGCCATGGCTCTCACTACGATACTTCAG GCCGTATCCGTCTTGGTCCTGCCCCCTCGAACTTGGAACTTCCACCGACAGTTTTCCTCGATGACCACACCGTCAAGCTGGGCTAA
- a CDS encoding WD domain, G-beta repeat domain containing protein (encoded by transcript TGME49_320210), which translates to MASLVCAISGVIPEEPVFSVKTGLIYEKRLIKKHLETSGVCPVTAQSLSEADLADVKCPKASRPRPVTAASIPGLLSLFQSEWDATMTEVFALKQHLETARQQLSQSLYQQDAATRVISRLLRERDASRQQVHALQQQLLQAQKRAAASAAGGDADEEPGLSEELVQEMQALAKQLLVARKKRQIDNVLPASRAASFKCTYSLPLHSSADRGVLCCEFDPKNPKTVTATGGYDGNVILFDLEKQKTLHKLTGHTKAVRSAKLHVTEPVVVSASDDKTVRIWRASGDSPYKTAATIRKHRGEVTCLSLHPLGNYFASCAADKTWAFSDIQEGRCLQMQKNLPCQYKCVSFHPDGMILGGGGVDGSVHIWDMKGLAYRAALKGHSGSINQLAFSENGYYLATASSDGTVRLWDLRKSLSFQTIDMNEANPAEGDKQKPEATCVTFDKSGQYIACGATNNAIALYHFEARAAAANVINLLDHTDKVTDVKIGEGAAMLLSSSMDRTVRVWTPAEEDEE; encoded by the exons ATggcgtctctcgtctgtgcGATCTCTGGAGTCATTCCGGAGGagcctgtcttctctgtcaagACAGGACTCATCTACGAGAAGCGCTTAATTAAAAAGCATTTGGAGACCAGTGGAGTCTGCCCCGTGACCGCGCAGTCCCTGAGCGAAGCCGACCTCGCAGACGTCAAGT GCCCGAAGGCGTCTCGTCCTCGCCCAGTGACTGCTGCATCGATTCCtggccttctctcgctcttccagAGTGAATGGGATGCGACGATGACGGAAGTCTTCGCTCTCAAGCAGCACCTCGAAACG GCTCGACAACAACTGAGTCAGTCTCTGTATCAACAGGACGCAGCGACGCGAGTcatctctcgtcttcttcgcgagcGCGACGCCAGCCGCCAGCAAGTCCATGCCCTGCAGCAGCAGTTGCTTCAGGCTCAGAAGCGAGCTGCGGCATCTGcagctggaggagacgctgaCGAAGAACCGG gCCTCTCTGAGGAACTTGTGCAGGAGATGCAGGCGCTGGCCAAGCAGCTCTTGGTGGCGCGGAAGAAGCGCCAGATCGACAACGTGTTGCCGGCCTCTcgcgctgcgtccttcaAGTGTACCTACAGCCTGCCGCTCCATTCGTCTGCGGACCGTGGTGTTCTGTGCTGCGAATTCGATCCGAAGAACCCGAAAACCGTCACGGCGACTGGTGGCTACGACGGAAACGTCATTCTCTTCGAtctggagaaacagaaaacgcttCACAAGTTGACCGGACACACCAAGGCTGTTCGCAGCGCGAAGCTGCACGTGACGGAGCCTGTCGTGGTGTCGGCGTCCGACGACAAGACCGTCAG aaTTTGGAGAGCATCTGGCGACAGCCCGTACAAGACTGCAGCGACTATTCGCAAACACCGCGGCGAGGTTActtgcctgtctctgcatccCCTCGGCAACTACTTCGCTTCTTGTGCTGCAGACAAGACCTGGGCCTTCTCCGACATCCAAGAAGGCAGGTGCCTCCAAATGCAAAAGAACCTTCCTTGCCAG TACAAATGTGTATCCTTCCACCCTGATGGTATGATTCTTGGAGGCGGAGGTGTGGACGGCAGTGTGCACATTTGGGACATGAAAGGCTTGGCGTACCGTGCGGCCTTGAAGGGACACAGCGGATCCATCAATCAACTCGCTTTCTCGGAGAACGGCTATTACCTCGCCACCGCGAGCAGTGATGGAACA GTGCGCCTGTGGGATCTGAGGaagtctctgtctttccaaACGATCGACATGAACGAGGCGAACCCCGCAGAGGGCGACAAGCAGAAGCCAGAAGCCACGTGCGTCACCTTCGACAAAAGTGGACAGTACATTGCATGCGGAGCGACGAACAATGCGATTGCTCTCTACCATTTCGAAGCGCGAGCTGCGGCGGCCAACGTTATCAATCTGTTGGACCACACGGACAAGGTGACAGACGTCAA GATTGGAGAAGGCGCTGCGATgctgctctcttcctccatgGATCGCACTGTGCGCGTGTGGACCCCcgcggaggaagacgaagaatga